Proteins found in one Terribacillus sp. DMT04 genomic segment:
- the sigB gene encoding RNA polymerase sigma factor SigB, which translates to MTTKSQPHNNREDEVYTWIDHLQKNPTDEEIQEKIVLTYKDLVVSIARKYSKNSSIHEDLVQVGMLGLLAAIRRYNPEFGKSFESFAIPTIIGEIKRFIRDKTWSVHVPRRIKELGPKIRKAIDELTTSNQHSPTVAEIAAYLEVSEEDILETMEMGKSYKALSVDRKIEADSDGSTVAILDLVGSQDNGYEDIDRRMLLEKVLPILSEREQEILRCTYFENMSQKDTGERLGISQMHVSRLQRRALRKLREALQAEGADDFE; encoded by the coding sequence ATGACGACCAAATCTCAACCACACAATAACCGTGAGGATGAGGTTTATACATGGATAGATCATCTGCAAAAGAATCCCACAGATGAAGAAATCCAAGAAAAAATCGTACTCACATACAAAGATCTCGTTGTATCCATAGCACGAAAATATTCAAAAAACAGTTCGATTCATGAAGATTTGGTTCAAGTCGGTATGCTCGGTTTGCTTGCTGCAATCCGCCGTTATAACCCGGAATTCGGCAAGTCCTTTGAATCATTCGCTATTCCTACAATTATTGGGGAGATTAAGCGTTTCATCAGGGACAAAACCTGGAGTGTTCATGTTCCGCGCCGTATCAAGGAGCTTGGTCCGAAGATTCGTAAAGCAATTGATGAATTGACAACTTCAAATCAACATTCCCCGACAGTAGCAGAAATTGCTGCCTATCTGGAAGTATCAGAAGAGGATATTCTAGAGACGATGGAGATGGGGAAAAGCTATAAGGCATTGTCTGTTGATCGGAAGATTGAAGCCGACTCAGATGGTAGCACAGTAGCAATCCTTGATTTGGTAGGTTCTCAGGATAATGGCTATGAAGATATTGATCGCAGAATGCTGTTAGAAAAAGTACTGCCAATCCTTAGTGAACGGGAGCAGGAAATTCTTCGCTGCACATACTTTGAAAATATGAGCCAAAAAGATACAGGAGAAAGACTCGGTATTTCTCAGATGCACGTGTCGCGTCTTCAGCGGAGAGCACTGCGGAAATTGCGGGAAGCTCTGCAAGCTGAAGGTGCTGACGATTTTGAGTGA
- a CDS encoding SpoIIE family protein phosphatase, translating into MSESYQHMDVSAFQEPKKGNYYCGDSYFYYESEHEFICVLADGLGSGEFAKESSQVVVDVIRDNVHSGIDELIRKSNEVLIGKRGVVLGILKVDYRSETYSFTSIGNIGIMTVTGGKRERCIPSQGFLAGYPRKYKVSRGLLQDEMIFIMFSDGVTDNELTHHLFKEKDVRKIRDMFACSKQKPHKDDVTLIAMKYTE; encoded by the coding sequence TTGAGTGAATCTTATCAGCATATGGATGTATCTGCATTTCAAGAGCCTAAGAAAGGCAACTATTACTGTGGGGACAGTTACTTCTACTATGAATCAGAGCATGAATTTATTTGTGTGCTGGCAGATGGACTTGGCAGCGGAGAATTCGCTAAAGAGTCCTCTCAGGTAGTCGTCGATGTCATTCGAGACAACGTTCATAGCGGTATTGATGAATTAATTAGAAAATCAAATGAAGTGTTAATAGGAAAACGAGGCGTCGTTCTTGGTATTTTGAAAGTGGATTATCGTTCGGAAACATACTCCTTCACCTCGATTGGTAACATCGGAATTATGACTGTTACAGGCGGTAAAAGAGAGCGATGTATTCCCAGCCAGGGATTCCTTGCCGGCTATCCGAGGAAATACAAAGTTTCTCGCGGGCTGCTGCAGGATGAGATGATATTCATCATGTTCTCTGACGGTGTTACGGATAATGAACTGACACATCATCTTTTCAAAGAAAAAGATGTTAGAAAAATACGTGATATGTTCGCTTGTTCAAAACAGAAACCGCATAAAGACGACGTCACGTTAATTGCGATGAAATATACGGAATAG
- a CDS encoding Tex family protein has protein sequence MEATIQDRLILWVEKETAIKQSSVKQVIHLLEEGNTVPFIARYRKEQTGALDEVEIKAIQDKWEYAQQLHQRKTEVIRLIEEQGKLTDSLKNDINAAMQLQRIEDLYRPYKQKRRTKATIAKEKGLEPLAKALYEQTIESPEEEAREYLDSEKELHTAEDVLQGANDIMAEWISEQPAFRDYIRDKTEKAGVLLTKVKKAEEDEKGIFEMYYAYQEPVRQMASHRVLAVNRGEKEGILRVTVEPPADVILAYLKRKIIKQRTSSSVVSVLHMAIEDSYKRLIQPSVEREIRTMLSEKAEEQAIKIFSENLKNLLLQPPLKGRVVLGVDPAFRTGCKLAVIDETGKLLEKNVIYPTAPKHDIKGASRVVEHMLEKYDVQLIAVGNGTASRETEQFIADVIRDSKRDVAYIIVNEAGASVYSASELARKEFPELQVEERSAISIGRRIQDPLAELVKIDPKSIGVGQYQHDVGQKKLNDSLGFVVETAVNQVGVNVNTASESLLQYVSGFSKTVAANVVKQRNEVGKFTSRKQLKSIPRLGSKTYEQSIGFLRVLDGEEPLDRTPIHPESYSVTKQLLKRLNADVTDIGSKQLQEKLSQLQVEETAAELQIGELTLQDIVQALNQPGRDPRDDLAQPLLKQDVLAMEDLKEGMELQGTVRNVVDFGVFVDIGVKQDGLVHISKMSNKFVKHPMDIASVGDVVTVWVDKVDIDKQRIALTMVK, from the coding sequence TTGGAAGCTACCATACAAGACAGACTCATCCTATGGGTCGAAAAAGAAACAGCAATCAAGCAATCATCTGTTAAACAAGTTATTCATCTGCTGGAAGAGGGAAATACGGTACCATTTATCGCCCGGTACCGAAAAGAACAAACAGGCGCACTTGATGAAGTAGAAATTAAAGCAATTCAAGATAAATGGGAATATGCCCAGCAGCTTCATCAACGGAAGACGGAAGTTATTCGATTAATTGAAGAGCAAGGAAAGCTTACAGACAGCCTGAAAAATGATATCAATGCCGCTATGCAGCTGCAGCGTATTGAAGATTTATATCGACCATACAAGCAGAAGCGACGTACAAAGGCGACCATTGCCAAAGAAAAAGGGTTAGAGCCTCTTGCCAAAGCATTGTATGAACAGACAATAGAGAGCCCAGAAGAAGAAGCTAGAGAATATCTGGATTCTGAAAAGGAATTACATACAGCGGAAGATGTGCTGCAAGGTGCCAATGACATTATGGCAGAATGGATCAGCGAACAGCCTGCATTCCGTGACTATATTCGTGATAAAACAGAAAAAGCAGGTGTTCTGCTTACGAAGGTAAAGAAAGCAGAAGAAGATGAGAAGGGCATTTTTGAAATGTATTATGCATATCAAGAGCCGGTACGTCAGATGGCATCTCACCGGGTATTGGCCGTCAACCGCGGCGAAAAGGAAGGTATTTTACGAGTTACGGTGGAACCGCCTGCTGATGTCATCCTAGCCTATTTGAAACGTAAAATTATCAAACAGCGAACATCATCTTCCGTTGTATCCGTTTTGCATATGGCAATCGAGGATAGTTATAAACGACTGATTCAGCCGTCTGTAGAACGTGAAATACGCACGATGCTCTCCGAGAAAGCAGAAGAGCAGGCAATCAAAATCTTCTCTGAAAACTTAAAAAACCTTTTGCTGCAGCCTCCATTGAAAGGACGGGTTGTACTAGGGGTTGACCCAGCGTTTCGTACAGGATGTAAGCTGGCTGTGATTGATGAGACTGGAAAACTGCTAGAGAAGAACGTCATTTATCCCACAGCCCCCAAACATGATATAAAAGGGGCTAGCCGCGTTGTTGAACATATGCTGGAGAAATATGATGTCCAGTTAATTGCAGTTGGAAATGGAACAGCTTCTCGTGAAACAGAGCAGTTTATAGCCGATGTGATTCGGGATTCAAAACGTGATGTTGCTTATATTATCGTAAATGAAGCAGGTGCAAGTGTTTATTCTGCCTCAGAATTAGCCAGAAAAGAATTTCCGGAACTGCAAGTGGAAGAGCGGAGTGCCATCTCGATAGGACGCCGTATTCAAGATCCGCTGGCAGAACTGGTTAAGATTGATCCGAAATCAATCGGAGTAGGTCAGTATCAGCATGATGTAGGGCAAAAGAAGCTGAATGATTCTCTTGGCTTTGTTGTCGAAACAGCAGTAAACCAAGTCGGCGTGAACGTGAACACAGCCTCAGAGTCTCTGCTGCAGTATGTATCTGGTTTTAGTAAAACAGTAGCAGCTAATGTGGTGAAGCAGCGTAATGAGGTTGGTAAGTTTACTTCTCGGAAGCAGCTGAAGTCCATACCTAGATTAGGAAGTAAGACATATGAACAGAGCATCGGGTTTCTTCGTGTACTAGATGGAGAAGAACCGTTGGATCGTACGCCAATTCACCCCGAGAGCTATAGCGTTACAAAACAGCTGCTTAAACGGCTCAATGCCGATGTAACGGACATAGGAAGTAAACAGCTGCAAGAGAAGCTTTCGCAGCTTCAAGTAGAAGAAACTGCTGCAGAATTGCAAATCGGAGAACTTACATTGCAGGATATTGTACAAGCACTCAATCAACCGGGGAGAGACCCGCGGGATGATTTGGCACAGCCATTATTAAAACAAGATGTACTAGCAATGGAAGACTTGAAAGAAGGCATGGAACTTCAAGGTACCGTCCGTAATGTAGTTGATTTTGGTGTATTCGTGGATATAGGGGTTAAACAGGATGGACTTGTGCATATTTCTAAAATGTCGAATAAATTTGTAAAACATCCAATGGATATTGCATCGGTAGGGGATGTCGTTACTGTTTGGGTTGATAAGGTGGATATTGACAAACAGCGGATTGCTCTTACAATGGTGAAGTAA
- the cmpA gene encoding cortex morphogenetic protein CmpA — protein MPNWLKNQLSQAFLTKNVNQLKVLNQCWFFYKRKQQSNDG, from the coding sequence ATGCCTAATTGGTTAAAAAACCAGCTATCCCAAGCCTTCTTAACGAAAAACGTAAACCAATTGAAAGTGTTGAACCAATGCTGGTTCTTCTATAAAAGAAAACAGCAATCCAACGACGGATAA
- a CDS encoding SprT family protein has translation MREITMQNLQQVVEEISADWFHKPFTDTARYNNRLRTTGGRYLPGTRIIEINPKYLAELGQEETIGIIKHELCHYHLHIEGKGYGHRDSEFRELLKKTKSPRFCSMLPSVKEKQLHTYICSKCGHVYKRKKAVNLRKYGCGKCGGKLKNADKMGLTEA, from the coding sequence TTGAGAGAAATAACGATGCAAAATCTCCAGCAAGTTGTAGAAGAGATTTCCGCAGATTGGTTCCATAAACCATTTACAGATACAGCTAGATATAATAATCGTCTGCGAACGACCGGAGGCAGGTATTTGCCAGGTACTCGAATTATTGAAATCAATCCTAAGTATTTGGCAGAACTGGGGCAGGAAGAAACAATCGGGATAATTAAGCACGAACTCTGTCATTATCATCTTCATATAGAAGGAAAGGGATACGGGCACCGGGATTCAGAATTCCGTGAACTACTTAAGAAAACAAAGTCGCCGCGCTTTTGCAGCATGCTGCCATCTGTGAAAGAAAAGCAGCTGCATACGTATATATGTTCAAAATGCGGGCACGTTTATAAACGGAAGAAGGCCGTTAACCTACGTAAATATGGATGTGGCAAGTGCGGCGGAAAGCTTAAAAATGCTGATAAAATGGGGCTTACAGAGGCTTAA